The DNA region CATCACCTCGGGCTGGAACGGGTTGAACATCTCGACCCCGATCTCGATCAGCTCGCCCATGATCTCGCTCACGTCGCCGCAGGAGTGGATCATCACGTGCATCCCCGCCTCCTTGCAGGCCTTGTACTCGGCCGCGGCGCGGGGCTTGAAAAACTCACGCCACATCTCGGGGCCCATGATCAGGCCGTGCTGCTGGCCCCAGTCGTCGCCGAACAGGATTGCGTCGATATCGTAGCGCGCGGTGCCCTCGATAATTTTCAGGTTCCACTCCAGGATCGCATCCAGCAGCTCGTGGACAAACGCCGGGCGCTCGACCATGTCCATCAGCAGGTTCTCCAGTCCTCTCAGGGTCCAGGCCCGCTCGAACAGGGTGAAGCCGAAATCGTTGACCCGGAATAAATCAGGATTCCGCTCGCCGAACGTGTCGAAGCCGGCCCAGCGTTTCTGCTCGAACGGGTCCGGGAATTCAAAACCGTCCAGAGTCGGCTCGGGGAGCACCAGTGCGCCGTGATCGACATTGCCGATATCCTTGTCCAGGGTCCTGTCCCAGATAACCCCGAACTCGTCGCGCCAGAAATCGGGCCTGACCTCCTGCCAGGTGTCGGCGGCCACGGCCTCGGTTTTGGCGAAATGGTTGCCTATCGCCCGGTCGAGATCCTCGGTGCCCAGCAGGTCCGAGAGCTTTTCACGCGCCGGGATCGTGAAGGTGATATGCCAGGGAGTGACATCGGGCTGCTCGTGGTTGAGCGCCATGATAACTCGTTCGCGGGGTGTCATCGCTCGCCGTCCGCCTCGTTTACAAGTTTACGGGGATGGTTGCTTTTAGCGCTGATTCGTTCTATTTCGATCCGGACTACTGCCGTGCGGCCCAGTACTTTTTCGCTGTAAGGACCCTCGGGACCACCGTACTGGCGCATGATCGTATCCAGGGCCGCCTTGCGCTGGTGCGGGTCCCGAACCAAGACAGCCGTTCCCCAACCGATAACGCTGCTGTAGGCCATGGTCCAGCCGCAGGCGCTTTCCGCTTTAATTACACCGACATCGGCCTCGAGTTCGAAACAGACCCTGACGCCGTGGTTCAGCATGCCCAGCTTGCGGCCATCGGGCGCGCAGTGGAAATAGAGCGACCCCCCCGTCGTAGCCGAAACAGACCGGCACCAGATACGGTTCGCCCTCGCTGAGGAAAGCCAGGCGGCAGACAGCGGCCCGCCGGATTATCCGGTCGATTTCCCGGCGGTCGGTGATTTCACTTTCGTCCCGGCGCAATTTTTCTGTCCGGTAAATATGGAGGGGTAAGTGGAAACCTGTAGTTACGTGAATTTAATTCCCGCCGCTTGGGGACGCAAGCGCGGGCGGGGGAAGAGAGGCCGATGGCTTAAACGCCCGCCGGCGTCTTCAGGCACTTGCATCAGAGTGGGAATCTTTTCCAGCTCACCAGGCCAGACGGCCCGGAGCGTGGTCCCGCAGTTCCAGTTCCAGGCTTTCCTCCATCACGTACTCATCGCTGCGGCGGCGGGTACGGGACTCGAGTTTGAGCGGTCCCTCGCCGGAGGCGCTGAATACTGCCGCTCTCGTATCGACCCCGGGGCCGGGCAGCGAGGAGCGGTAGACATAATGGCCCGCCCCGAACCGTCCGGGGCCCAGCAGCCGGCCGAAAAAATCGTAGCGGCCGTGAATGCCGGGGACGCCGGGGAAATTGAAGATCCGCAGGTCCACGTAGCCGCCGTTGGCGAACGCGGCGGGCAGCATGAACTCCAGCTCGCTGCCCCGGTCGTACCAGAGCGCGTTGCGCAGCACAGCCACTTCCCAGTCCATCTGCGATTTGATCCGGCGGATATGCTCGCTCTGCCGTCCGCTGCCNNNNNNNNNNCGTATCCTGGCTGCTGTGGCGGATGCTGAGATCCAGCCCGGCGCGCACCGTGAACCGGCGGCCGTCCCAGCGCGAATTTTCTCTTATCACGCTGAGCATAAACCACCCGTAGCGATTTATCCGCACCGTGCCCGTGCTGCCGTTGACCCAGTAGTAGGAGTAGGCGTAGCTGTAGCGCCAGCGCGCGCCGCGGGCCAGGGGGAGCAGCTCGAACGGGTTCAGCGCCGCCTCGGTGATTACAAATGCCAGATTGCTGTTCTGCATCGTGCTTGCACCTTCCCGGGGGATTTTTTATCGTTGCGTACATTGTTACTACCCATGAACCGCTAAGGGGGTTCCAAGCAGGATACGTGCCAGAGAGGGGTGTGCGGTGTAAGCGCTGTGATTTATGAAGATAGAAGGTTAAAGGCTGAAGCTTATATTGGTGGATTAAATATTGCGCCAATTACTGTTACTCCGTGAGTAACAGTAAATTTTACTTTATGCCGGGAGTATAGGAGAGCAGATTAATGTGGCTTCCATGTTTACCGCCGGATATTTCACCCTGAGTAGAGGCAGATGATAACTTTGTTAATCCTCCACTGTCTGGATTGAAAAATGCTTTTATCGTATGCATCCCCATGGAAATGTGGCGTTCTAAATAGAAGACATAACTGGAGTTATTTTGCCTAAGGAACGGCAAATCATAGCCGAAAGCAGTAAGATAACCGAAATTATAAAAATCGAGATATACGTGCGAGTTTTCTCCCGGAATTACAGGTAAGAAGTGTTGAAGAAAAATGGCGTTCAGCCGGCGTATTTCTCCATCGCGTTTTACCAGCGTGGCTACATAGGAGGTATCGAATATATTCAGTTGAACAAACGTTGTGTCCGGAGCATATCCCCAGTGGTAGATCGAGCGGCAACTGTCGATCAAAAAACTTACAGATAAGGAATAAGAATTCCCCTGCTGCTGGCTGCTGACTTCCATTACTTCCAGAAAAGCTTTTCCGTAGCGGGTATTTTGCGCGGTTTGTTCATATCCCCAGGAATAATCCGTATCGATCACACTGTACTCCCACTTGGCTCCAACCTCCAGAGGGAACATTTCAGGTGGAGTATAAACCGGTTTTGCCGGTGGCCCGCCGTCATCATCAGTAACCGGCCGCGTCGGTTCGTCCCCGCAACCGTTCAGCAGCAGAAACAGGACAAGCATGCCGATTTTGAATACTCTGGATTCCATTACCCCGCCTGCGTTGAATGTTCATGAAATAATA from Candidatus Glassbacteria bacterium includes:
- a CDS encoding pyridoxamine 5'-phosphate oxidase family protein codes for the protein MSAAWLSSARANRIWCRSVSATTGGSLYFHCAPDGRKLGMLNHGVRVCFELEADVGVIKAESACGWTMAYSSVIGWGTAVLVRDPHQRKAALDTIMRQYGGPEGPYSEKVLGRTAVVRIEIERISAKSNHPRKLVNEADGER